One window of Sphingomonas sp. KC8 genomic DNA carries:
- a CDS encoding PepSY-associated TM helix domain-containing protein, with product MQEYPPAIPSPHEGSQPGAKPRRNKAARTFWLKQLHTWHWMSSAICLIGLLLFTITGITLNHAAEIEADPVTVEREAQLPANLMATVAPDDGDDVKKPLPAPVAAWIGQALNVPTHGLAEWSVDSVYLPLPRPGGDGWVSIDRATGAITSEETSRGLVAWLNDLHKGRNSGTVWKWFIDIFAGACLIFSISGLFLLQLHASKRRSTWPIVGAGLVIPAILAVYFIH from the coding sequence ATGCAGGAATATCCGCCCGCCATCCCGTCACCCCACGAGGGGTCTCAACCTGGGGCTAAACCGCGCCGGAACAAGGCCGCCCGCACCTTCTGGCTGAAGCAGCTCCACACCTGGCACTGGATGAGTTCGGCGATCTGCCTGATCGGCCTTTTGCTGTTCACCATCACCGGCATCACCCTCAATCACGCCGCCGAAATCGAAGCCGATCCGGTGACGGTGGAACGTGAAGCACAGCTGCCCGCGAACCTGATGGCCACTGTCGCGCCCGATGATGGCGACGATGTGAAAAAGCCGCTGCCCGCCCCCGTCGCCGCGTGGATCGGCCAGGCATTGAACGTGCCGACCCACGGCCTCGCCGAATGGTCGGTCGATTCGGTCTATCTGCCCCTTCCCCGCCCCGGCGGCGATGGCTGGGTGTCGATCGACCGCGCGACCGGCGCGATCACATCGGAAGAAACGTCGCGCGGCCTCGTCGCGTGGCTCAACGATCTCCACAAGGGCCGCAATTCCGGCACGGTGTGGAAATGGTTCATCGACATTTTCGCGGGCGCGTGCCTGATCTTTTCGATCAGCGGCCTGTTCCTGCTCCAGCTTCACGCGTCCAAGCGGCGCAGCACCTGGCCGATCGTCGGCGCCGGCCTCGTCATCCCCGCGATTCTCGCCGTCTACTTCATCCATTGA
- a CDS encoding DUF2271 domain-containing protein, with translation MMRTTTLSLAVTATLATPAAAAGIDVTVTIPQLKVAEYHRPYVAMWIEQPGQPTATTISVWYDDDMKANEGTKWLRDVRTWWRKSGRSMKFPAAGVSGATRAPGPQKISFVAGKGGMPNLAPGNYVLMIEAAREVGGREMLQLPFAWPPKPGQTVRAAGKAELGQVVATFKP, from the coding sequence ATGATGCGCACCACGACCCTCAGCCTTGCCGTCACGGCCACGCTGGCCACCCCGGCTGCGGCCGCCGGCATCGACGTCACCGTCACCATCCCCCAGCTCAAGGTTGCCGAATATCATCGGCCCTATGTCGCGATGTGGATCGAACAGCCCGGCCAGCCAACCGCGACCACCATCTCCGTCTGGTATGACGACGACATGAAGGCCAATGAAGGCACCAAATGGCTGCGCGACGTGCGCACCTGGTGGCGCAAGTCCGGCCGGTCGATGAAGTTCCCGGCCGCCGGCGTCAGCGGCGCGACCCGCGCGCCCGGCCCGCAAAAGATCAGCTTTGTCGCCGGCAAGGGCGGGATGCCCAATCTGGCGCCGGGCAATTACGTCCTGATGATCGAAGCCGCACGCGAAGTGGGCGGGCGCGAAATGCTCCAGTTGCCCTTCGCCTGGCCCCCCAAGCCCGGCCAGACGGTGCGCGCTGCCGGCAAGGCCGAACTCGGCCAGGTCGTCGCCACCTTCAAGCCCTGA
- a CDS encoding DUF4198 domain-containing protein: MRLRISHLLTAVAALGLATNAAQAHRQWMLPSSTIVSGDDVWVTVDAAVSNDLFYFEHQPLRLDGIKAWAPDGTEAKIENGATGRYRSTFDVHLTQKGTWKIANSGGGIQGSYKLNGEEKRLPRGTTADQLATAIPKGATDVKLSEGWNRNEIFVTAGEPTDTVLKPTGKGLEFAPVTHPNDLVAGEPATLRFLIDGKPAAGLKVTVIPGGIRYRNALGERDFATDANGEIKVDWAEPGLYWLNATATDAKATTPGATERRLGYVTTLEVLAP, from the coding sequence ATGCGCCTTCGCATTTCCCATCTGCTCACGGCCGTCGCCGCGCTCGGCCTCGCCACCAACGCTGCGCAGGCCCATCGCCAGTGGATGCTGCCGTCGTCGACGATCGTTTCGGGCGATGATGTCTGGGTCACGGTCGACGCTGCGGTATCGAACGACCTGTTCTATTTCGAACATCAACCGCTCCGTCTCGACGGCATCAAGGCGTGGGCGCCCGATGGCACCGAAGCGAAGATCGAAAATGGCGCGACCGGGCGCTACCGCAGCACCTTCGATGTCCATCTGACGCAGAAGGGCACCTGGAAGATCGCCAATTCGGGCGGCGGCATTCAGGGCAGCTACAAGCTCAACGGCGAAGAAAAGCGCCTGCCACGCGGCACCACCGCCGATCAGCTGGCCACCGCGATCCCCAAGGGCGCAACCGATGTGAAGCTGTCCGAAGGCTGGAACCGCAACGAAATCTTCGTCACCGCCGGCGAACCGACCGATACCGTGCTCAAGCCCACCGGCAAGGGGCTGGAATTTGCGCCCGTCACCCACCCCAATGATCTGGTCGCGGGCGAACCGGCCACCTTGCGCTTCCTGATCGATGGCAAGCCGGCAGCGGGCCTCAAGGTCACGGTGATCCCCGGCGGCATCCGCTATCGCAACGCGCTTGGCGAACGCGATTTCGCCACCGACGCCAATGGCGAAATCAAGGTCGATTGGGCCGAACCCGGCCTGTACTGGCTGAACGCGACGGCGACCGACGCCAAGGCGACCACCCCCGGTGCCACCGAACGGCGGCTGGGCTATGTCACCACGCTTGAGGTGCTGGCGCCCTGA
- the flhB gene encoding flagellar type III secretion system protein FlhB yields MSEEADKDQKTEAPTEKRKREAVEKGDVLQSRELGTALVVLAGAAWLALAGPWMVGALEEMLRASLTFDSSAVTDFNPLGAAVVMLGFIAVPLVVLFGLTMLAAIGTPAALGSLGFRWGAVAFKGNKLNPLSGIKRIFGMQGLIELGKSLAKVLVLGAVGWWLLADQAAMIGGLASQDIRQAIIDLGASFVFAVMVMALALVAIAAIDIPAQIFQRGGRLRMTKDEVKREHKENEGSPELKQAQRRRQHEMSMSGRKAVAEATVILTNPTHFAVALRYRPGFDTAPVLVARGRGATADAIRELAREHAVPMLSYPQLARAIYYTTRTNQMIRDDLYLAVATIIAFVFNIDRAMAEGIAQPEIAVPEGARFDEEGRPTA; encoded by the coding sequence TTGTCCGAAGAGGCCGACAAGGACCAGAAGACCGAAGCCCCGACCGAGAAGCGCAAGCGCGAGGCGGTCGAGAAGGGGGACGTTCTTCAATCCCGCGAACTGGGCACCGCGCTTGTCGTGCTGGCCGGGGCGGCATGGCTGGCGCTGGCTGGGCCGTGGATGGTCGGCGCGTTGGAAGAGATGCTGCGTGCCTCGCTGACCTTCGACAGTTCCGCCGTGACCGATTTCAATCCGCTGGGTGCCGCGGTGGTGATGCTTGGCTTCATCGCGGTGCCGCTGGTCGTGCTGTTCGGCCTGACCATGCTGGCCGCGATCGGCACGCCGGCAGCTCTCGGCTCGCTTGGCTTCCGCTGGGGGGCGGTCGCGTTCAAGGGCAACAAGCTCAATCCGTTGAGCGGCATCAAGCGCATTTTCGGCATGCAGGGGCTGATCGAACTGGGCAAGTCGCTGGCCAAGGTGCTGGTGCTGGGCGCGGTCGGCTGGTGGCTACTCGCGGATCAGGCAGCGATGATCGGGGGGCTGGCGTCGCAGGATATCCGCCAGGCGATCATCGATCTGGGGGCCAGTTTCGTGTTTGCGGTGATGGTGATGGCGCTGGCGCTGGTCGCGATCGCGGCGATCGATATTCCAGCCCAAATCTTCCAGCGCGGCGGCCGCCTGCGGATGACGAAGGACGAGGTGAAGCGCGAGCATAAGGAAAATGAAGGATCGCCCGAACTGAAGCAGGCACAACGCCGTCGTCAGCATGAAATGAGCATGTCGGGCCGCAAGGCCGTGGCCGAGGCGACGGTGATCCTGACCAACCCGACCCATTTTGCGGTCGCGCTACGCTATCGCCCCGGCTTCGATACCGCGCCCGTGCTGGTGGCGCGCGGGCGTGGCGCGACGGCGGACGCGATCCGCGAACTGGCGCGCGAACATGCCGTGCCGATGCTCAGTTACCCGCAACTGGCGCGTGCGATCTACTATACCACACGCACCAACCAGATGATCCGCGATGATCTGTATCTGGCCGTCGCGACGATCATCGCGTTCGTGTTCAACATCGATCGGGCGATGGCCGAAGGGATCGCCCAGCCCGAAATCGCCGTGCCGGAAGGCGCCCGCTTCGATGAAGAAGGGCGCCCCACAGCTTAG